Proteins from a genomic interval of Zingiber officinale cultivar Zhangliang chromosome 1B, Zo_v1.1, whole genome shotgun sequence:
- the LOC122037497 gene encoding LRR receptor kinase SERK2-like, with the protein MTDERSSIGSSQEAPQIYRFNLEEIECATQYFSEVNLLSKKSSFAATYKGILHDGTEVAVKRINKTSCKSEEAEFLMGLKALTLLRHENLVGLRGFCYSRARGECFLIYDFVANGSLSEYLDVKCDKIHKVLDWSVRVCIIKGIAKDSYHNEYTTVTTTATNIDHLRWNFILSFTYICTLP; encoded by the exons ATGACCGATGAGAGGAGCAGTATCGGGTCATCTCAAGAGGCTCCTCAGATCTATAGGTTTAACTTGGAGGAGATAGAATGTGCTACTCAGTACTTTTCGGAGGTGAATTTACTTAGCAAGAAAAGCAGCTTTGCGGCAACATACAAGGGGATACTACACGATGGAACGGAGGTTGCAGTGAAGAGGATCAACAAGACTAGTTGCAAGTCAGAGGAAGCTGAGTTTCTCATGGGTTTGAAGGCATTGACATTGCTAAGGCATGAGAACCTAGTTGGATTAAGGGGCTTCTGTTATTCAAGAGCAAGAGGAGAGTGTTTCCTCATTTATGATTTTGTTGCAAATGGGAGTTTGTCGGAATATCTAGATGTCAAATGCGATAAGATTCACAAGGTCCTTGATTGGTCTGTAAGAGTTTGTATCATCAAAGGCATTGCTAAAG ATAGCTATCATAATGAATATACTACTgtaacaacaacagcaacaaacatTGATCATTTAAGATGGAATTTCATCTTGTCATTTACCTACATTTGCACTTTGCCTTGA